Below is a genomic region from Paraburkholderia sp. BL10I2N1.
GCCGGGTCGTTCTTCATTTTCATCTCGCGTGCGCTCGGCCCGATGGCAGGTGGCATCGCCGGTTGGGGGCTGATTGCGGCCTACACCGGGACGGCCATGGGGGTGCTTGCCGGCGAGGCGATTTTTGTGCAGAACGCCTTCGCGCCGTGGGGCATCAACGTGCCGACGTGGCTGATCTATGTGGTCAGCGGCGGGCTGGTCTGGTTTCTCGCCTCGCGCGACATCAAGCTGTCGTCACGCCTGAGTCTCGCGATCGAGGCCGCCTCGATCGTCATCGTCGGCGGTGTGCTGTTGGTGGTTTTCTACCAGCATCCGAACCGCATTGTCGATCATACCCAGCTCACATTGCAGGGCACCACGCCGAAGGGGCTCGCCGAGGCCATGGTGCTGGGCATCTTTTCTTTCGTTGGATTCGAGAGCGCAGCGTCGCTCGGCAAGGAGACGAAGGACCCGTTGCGTGCCATTCCTCGCGCGGTGATCTGGAGCATGATCCTTGCCGGCGCCTTCTTCACCTTTGTCGCCTATGCGATGGTGGTCGCCTATAACGGCGACGTGAACAAGCTCGGTAACGACACGGCGCCGCTCTTGACCCTGTTGAACGGGCTCGGCATGCCAGGCCTCGGTCCTGTGTTCTACCTGATCGCCTCGGTGAGCGCATTTGCCTGCGTGCTGGCTTCGATCAATGCCGCGAGCCGCCTGCTGTTTTCGATGGGACGTTACCAGTTCGTACACCGTTCGATGGGCATGGTGCACACGCGGCACCAGACGCCGCACTACGCGGTGGCCTTCGCCTCGATTCTCACGCTGGTGGTCAACTTTGCGCTGATGGGTACCGGGGTCCTGAATACGTTCGGCTACACGAGCACCTTTGCGACCTTCGGTTTCATCGTGGCTTATTTCCTGATTTCGGTGTCGGCTCCGATCTACCTGAAAAAGCAGGGGCAACTCAAGCTCGCCAACGCGATTGTCGGCGTGGTCGGTGCGCTTTCGATGATCGGTGGATTCTTTGGCAGCGTCTATCCCATTCCGGCCTATCCCTACAATATCCTCCCGTATCTTTTTATCGGCTACATGGTCTTTGGTCTGATCTGGCTTGCCATGTTGAAGAAGCGCTCGCCTCAGGTTCTCGATAAGATCGAGCACGACCTCGAATCGAGCGAGTCGGCGATTTTCGGAAAGAAATGATCCCCACTTCCCCCGCGCACATCGTGCCTGACCCTGACGCGCGTCCCACACGGACCGCGCAGAAGGGAGCGGGGGAGACCGTGCGGTCCAGCATCGCGGCGGGCCGCTCTGCAGTGGAAGGCTGCGTGCGGCTGCTGCCCGAGCGCGGCGAATGCCCGGAGCTCGAGATAGCCTTCGCGTCGACGCCGGGCCGCGACAGCACCAACGAGGACTATGTGGGCGTGATGCTCGGCGACTTCGGGCAACGTTCGATTAGAGGCAGCGTGGTCGCCATCGCTGACGGCATGAGCGGCGGCAAGGGCGGACGCGTGGCTGCCGAGCTTTCGGTGCGGAGCTTTATCGACGCCTACTACGCGCTGCCTGAGACGCTCGCGCCCGAAACGGCGGCATCACGCGCGCTGGATGCCATCCATCGCTGGCTGCATCAGATCGGTCGTACCGATGCTGAACTCAGCCTCATGGCGGCCTCGTTCGCGGCCCTCATAGTGCGCGGCGGTGCTGCCTGGATGATTGCGGCGGGCGACGTGCGGCTTTACATGCTGCGCGACGGGCAGCTCTCGCAACTTGATGAAGACGACCTCGTACACGTGACTTTCGGCGCGTTCGTTGCCCAGGCCGTGGGCCTGCATGCCAGCCTCGTGACTCGGGTCGAGAGCTGGGCACTACAGGACGGTGATCGTCTGCTGCTGTGCAGCGACGGGCTTTATCGTCGCCTCGCCGCTCGCGAATTGCAGGCCGCGCTATCAGCCTGGACGCCGCCGGCTGTTGTGGCGAACCGGCTTGTCCAGGCGGCGCGGGAGCGCGGGTCGAGGGACGACGTTTCCGTCGCCGTCGTCGACGTCAGCAACATCCCCGCACTCGACTTCGGTTACCTCGAGCGTGTCATTGGCAAATTGCCGATTCCTGCCGTTCCTGCCTGCGGCGACGTGGTCGACGGTTATCTCCTGACCACCATCCTCAATGACGGTTATTACTCACGCATCTTCCTTGGTCACGATCTTGCCGACCCACAGACGCGGCTGGCCCTGAAGTTTCCCAAGCCGCGAGTCGAGCAGGATGCGAACGTCCGGCATGCTGTCGTGCGCGAGCGCTGGCTGGCAGGCAAGATTGGTGACGAGGGTATTCTCGCGCCGCTGGCAATCGACCAGACGCGCCAGACCCGGCTTTACGTCGTCATGCCGTTTTGCGATGGCCTGACCCTGGAGACGCTCATCACCCCGGTTCCTGTTTCGCTTATCCGAGGGCTGGAGATCGCGCAACAGCTCGGTCGTGCGATCTACGCACTGAACCGTCGGAATATTTTCCATCGCGACATCAAGCCGGAGAACGTGCTTGTCATGGGCGATGGTGGGATCAGGCTTCTTGACCTCGGTTTCGCGTATATGCCGGGCTTGCTGGCACCGGGGCCGGAAACCGCACCGGGGACCCCCGCCTATATGGCGCCCGAGCTCATGAAAGGCGCGCAGGGCGATGCGCGTTCCGAGGTGTTTGCATTTGGCGTGACGCTCTACCGCACGTTCAGTGCCGGGCGGCTACCTTACGGCTTCAACGGGCGCGTGCCGCTGCATCATCACAGGCCAGACCTGCCGGAATGGCTGGACCTCGTCGTTGAAAAGGCATTGCAACCTGATCCGAAGCGCCGCTATCAGGACGTGCTCGAGATGTGCGCCGACCTCGAGCGTTTTGCGGGGGGGACGGGGGATGTTGCGCCTTCCCGTCCCGCGTCTTTGATCGAGCGGAACCCGCTGGTGTTCTGGCAGACAACCGCGTTCATCCTTCTTGTCCTGTTGCTGCTTTCGTTGGCGCGTATGCATGCAGGATGAGGTTGCGCGCTTTCGAGGACCAGGCCGATGACTCCACGCAACAGGAGACGGCAGTGGCTGCATTCCGCTGATACAAATTGTTGCATTCTCTCAAACGCCCGCCCCGTGGGCCTCCCGGTTCCCGCCGGAAGACAACCGAAAGCAACCCGTCACAGGACTTTCTCATTCTCATACTTATCTCTCCTTGGGAAACGGTCCCTCCCAATCAACTTACGAGGTGAAGAATGGACGAGATCAGGAAGTGGGTTGGAGTCGGCGCAATATTCAGCGCGAGCGTGCTGGCTTTCGCGAGCATGGCCGCGACAGCGCAGGATGACGATCACCACCAGCAGTACAGGCACGTCTTGCTGATCAGTGTGGACGGGATGCATGAGGCCGACCTGGTCAATTACATCAAGACACACCCGGGATCCACCTTCGCGAAACTGGTCAAACATGGCGTCGAGTACACCCATGCTTCAACCTCCAGGCCCTCGGACTCGTATCCCGGGCTTCTGGCCTTTGCAACCGGCGGTAGCCCCCTTAGCCACGGCGTCTTCTATGACGATACTTACGACGCTACCCTGTTCAAACCGGGCAGTAATTGCACCGGCACGCCCGGCACGGAAGTGACCAACTTCGAAGCGCTCGACTGGGATCTCAGCAAGTTGGACGGCGGATCGCCACCAGCCGGCGCGGCGTTCGATCCACGAAATCCGCACATCAATCCCGCGATGCTCCCGCTGCGCAAGACCGCCAGCGGCTGCGAGAAGGTCTGGCCGCATCTATATCTCAAGAACGGGACGAACACGATCTTTGAGATCATCCATGAGGCTGGCTTACGAACCGCATGGTCGGACAAGCACCCGGCCTACGAGATCGTCAACGGGCCGTCTGGGCAGGGGCTGGACGAACTCTACGCACCCGAGATCAACTCGACCTCCCTGCAAGCCAATGGCTATCCGACCGCGCCCGCGAGCGCCGATTGGACCACCGACCCGACCTATACCCGGACCTATGACGGCTTCAAGGTCAAGGTCGTCCTGAACTGGATCCATGGGCTGGATCAGTCCGGGACGAAGCGGGTCGGTGTACCCGCGATCTTCGGCATGAACTTTCAGGCTGTCAGCGTCGGACAAAAGGTCACGGTGGCCATGGAAGGCGCCTCCACGACCCGTGGCGGCTATCTCGACGCAGCCGCGACCCCGACACTGCCGTTGGAGCAATCGCTAGACTTCGTCGATGCCTCTTTGGGCCAGATGTACGATGCGCTCAAAGCGAGCGATCTCCTGCATTCGACGCTGTTCATCGTCGGAGCCAAGCATGGCCAATCGCCGATCGACATCAAGAAGCTTCACATGCGGAGCGGCTCGACGAACGCCTATGCCACCGCTGACGTGAGCGACCCCGCCGACCTGCTCACCAATGGCGGCGTACCGGTCGCATGGGAAACGTCCGACGACGTGTCGCTCATATGGCTCAAAAGCCACGGTGATATGGCTAAGGCAGTATCGATCCTCGGCGCTGACCAGGCGAGCGTCAATTCCACCCACATCCAGACCCTCTATGACGGCACAACCTTGAAGTCGATCTGGGGCGATCCCACGAAGGGCCGTGTCCCTGATCTCATCATCCAGCCGATACCGGGGACGATTTACAGCAAGAGCGCGGCAAAGCTGGCCGAGCACGGCGGCCTCGCCACTGACGATACGAACACGCTGTTGGTGGTCTCCAATCCGAAGCTGGAAAAGAAGGTCGTCGATATGCCGGTGACGAACACGCAAGTGGCGCCGACCATCCTGAAGGCGCTCGGCCTCGACCCACACAAGTTGGTGGCCGTTAAGCGTGAAGGCACCCAGGTCCTTCCAGGCCTCGAGACCACTGGAGATGACGATCCTGGTGCCCGTTCGGAGTGACGGCAGCGAAAGCGCCGGCGGTCTTTTAGCTTGAGGCCGTCGGCGTGACGTGTTTGGGGTCGGTGGTAAGAATCGAGGGGCGAGCGAGATCCATCAGAGCCTTCAGCTCCGGGTCAGAAGCTTAAGGATCCGGTCGTCGTGCTTTACATGGAGTGCGTCGACAATCCGCACGGCGTCAGCGGCGGGATGGACTGGGTTGAGAAGGAAGTTGTGGGCGAAGGGAACGACCGCGCTCGGCACCTTCAACACAGCGCTCGTTTCTGTCTGCAGCCACTCCGTGCCCGCGCCGCGCGACCAGTCGTGGTTTTGCCGCCAGTCGTCGGGGACGTCGGCGTCCGCGATCTCAGCAACTGGAACGTCATCGCCGACCTCGACGCGCAACAGTTGATAGCCGTCAGGCAACTGGCCGACGCTGGCGATCTCCATGTGGACAAGAATCTCAAGGAGGGCCAGCGCCGGGTGTTCCGCCAGATAGACGACAGGCTGTCCCGCAAAATGCCATCGCCCCGGAGCGCGGAGCCCACCTATACCTCTCAGATCCGCATAGTTGCTTATTCTCCAAAGGACCATCAGGCGAAGTAACCTTCGTCGATCTGGACAAGGGCTTCCTCTACGAGACGTGCCCCATGCTCGGTGCTAACCATATCGAGTGCCGACTTTCTGCCAAAGCGCGCCTGATCGGTCCTGAGCCAGGCCATTGCCTTGTTCGGGTCACCAAAGGTCGACGTGGCTTGAGCGAGAATCCTGGCGAGCCGAATCGCCTTGTCCGACTCGTCAGCTGATAGCCGCTCGTGATGCTGGCGCCGATGTGTCAGAGTGCGTCGCGGGATGATGAACGAGAGCTCGTCCACCTTCAGGCCACGCTCTGACAGCCGGTCGATCACGGCAACGTCGACACGAGCATTCGCTATCTCCGCGAGATCTGCACCGGACTGAATCCGGGCGTCGAGCAGTTGCTCCAGCACGTTGAACTCGGCCCGTCGCGGATCGGCCGCGCCAGTCGGTTTAAACGAAACGATCGTCATGGGGCCTCCCTTCGGCAATATGCCCATACATTATAGGCGTTTTGCCGATTCGTTGGCCAGTAACCATGGAATGTGCTGTCGGCCGGTCGACCCGCGTGGTTTTCTCGAGATCTACCCAATCGCTGCGTATATCTACGGTACTGTATAGATATACAGATAAACGCTTCACGCCGTAGTTCGGCTTCCCCTCCACTGATGCTTCCACGTTGCTACGGTCGGGATACCGTGCTGGCTCCGGCTGACTGCGATTCGTCGATCCAGCCGGGTCCGCCGAAGTTCTTGCAGGTCTAAGTGGCGGTGCTGTGTCGTGAGCGGCAGTCGCTTTACCGTGGAGCCGCACGACGCGGGGCGTTACCACCAGCTGGTGGCGTTCCGAAAGGGCGCGGGTTCGTGGTGATGTAAGCTCTAACTCATAGTCCCGGCACGAAACACAGATCGGGCGCGGCAGGGCTTTCGCAAGAGCGTCAGTCGGGCGACCCGGCTCTCACAAAAGGGGTGACCTTTCGGAAGGGATCTCCATGACCGCATCTATGCAGTGTGAATCCAGCCGTCCGATGGTCTTTGTCAGACTGCCGGCTCGCGCTGTTTTACATGCAGGCGTGTGGCGCGCCATTTTGTGCGCCTGCTTATGGCTGGCCGTGACCAGCTTCCTCGTGCTGTCGATGGCGGCCATCAATCCGGCGGCAGCCGCGTTGCCGGCCGGGCTGCAAAACCTCATCGACAATGTGACGGGTGGCTCCGCGCCGCCAGCCTCAGCGGCGCAGGCTGCATCGGCACCAACGCCCGCGAGTCAGGCCGAACTGGCGCGTTCGCTGGACAGCCTGATCGGCACGCTCGAGAGCGATCCAAAACGCAAAGCGCTGCTCGCTCAGTTGAAGGGGCTTCGCGCAGGTATCCAGGCTTCCGCACCCGCGGTGCCGGCATCGTCCGCAGAGGGCAAGAGCGATCTGCTCGGCGCGATTGCGTCAGGCATTGCCTCTGTCGAGACAGATCTGAGCGAGGGCCGCACACCCGTGCACTATTGGGCGGCCCGTTCGAGCGCGGCGGCCGACGAACTTGGGACCATTCTCAGAGGCGGGAGCGGGGAGTCGTTCGGCCACGTCCTGCTTGGCATGATCGCGACGCTTGCGGGCTGGGGCGGGTGCGCTGGCCTGTTGATCTATGTGCGGCGGCGCATCTGTGCGCGTTATGGCTGGAAGGTCGCGCTGGAGCCGAATCCAACGTCGTTCGAACTCTTGAGTTTCGCATTTTGGCGGACAGCGCCATGGATCGTTGCATTCGTTGCGGTGGCGCTGTTCATGCGCGGAATGCCCGATGCGCTCGGCAGCACGCTGGGGCTCGTGATCGTCTATGCCACAGTCGCGGGTTTGTTTTTCTCGGCGATCTGCCTGATCGTGTTCTCGGCGTTCAACACGGCACACCGCCGTGTCGCAGTACATCAGTTGCTCATGCAAAGCCGCTGGCCGCTTTTCGCGATTGGTGCATGTGGCGCGCTAGGCGACGCGACAGCGAACCCGCACGTCACAGGCCTGCTCGGCGTGAATCTCGCCGGGCTCGTGTCGGCATCCGCAAACGTGGCGGCTGCCGTCACGATCGGTTATTTCGCACTCGCTTACCGGCGCCCCGTCACCCATCTGATACGCAATCGCCCGTATGCGCAAAGGCGTGATCACAAACTCGCCACAGAAGCGCTCGATATTCTCGCATCGCTGTGGCATATCCCGATCCTTCTAATCGCGATCGCGTCGGTCGTTGCGATCATCGATGCGCGCGGTTCGGAAGAGAACGTATTACAGCCGTCGCTTCTCAGTGCGCTGCTTCTCGTGCTCACGCTGTTTGTGTCGGCGCTGCTGATGCACGTGACGCGTCGAAGGGACACGCGCGCACACCGCCGCTCACCGCACCTGATGCGACTATTGCGCTTCGCCAGCACGCTGCTCGTCCTCCTGATGTGGTTCGCGTACATTCATTTTGAACTGGATCTGTGGAGCGGTCCGATCGCGCGGATGATCAAGCACAGTGCGATGACACCCAGTTTCAAGCATGCGCTGGTTACAGTCATCGCGACGGTCTTCGGCGCCTGGTTCATATGGATACTTTGCGACACCGCAATTCTCAACGCGCTGGGCCCGAGCCGTTCGCGCAACAAGGCCCTCGATCCCGGCGTGCGCGCACGCACGATGTTGCCGCTCGTGCGCAACGCAGTTTTCGTGACGGTTGCGACCCTCGCCGCCATCGTCGCCGCCGCCACTCTGGGCGTCAATCTGACACCTCTCCTTGCCGGTGCGGGCGTGATCGGTCTTGCACTCGGATTCGGTGCGAAGGCGCTCGTCACCGATCTGATCACGGGGCTCTTCATCATTGTCGAGGAGACGATCTCTGTCGGTGACTGGATCGAGATCGACGGCAGCCATGCTGGCACCGTTATGGACCTGACGATCCGGACGGTCCGGTTACGTGACGGACAAGGCGCGGTTCACACCATTCCCTTCTCGCAGATCAAGATCGTGAAGAACCTGTCGCGCGACTTCGCCAACGCGATGTTCGAGGTACGAGTGCCGTTCTCCGTCGACCTCGACGACGTCACGCGCATGATTGTGGAAGTGGGCGCCGATCTGCAGGAAGATTTTCGCCTGCGTAACGAAATACTTGCGCCCGTCGAAGTGTGGGGACTCGACCGCTTTGAAGCCAACTGGATGGTTGTGAAAGGGCAGATCAAGACGCGGCCGCTGCAGCAGTGGAGCGTGGCGCGCGCTTTTAACGCTCGACTCAAGCGCAAGATGGATGAGGCGGGTATCGAGATTCCGGTACCGCATATGCGGCTTCACACCCCGGCGAACGGGCCCAACGCATGGTCGCAGCCTGACGATGGCGCCCAGGACGAGAGCGGACAAGCGAACGACGCGCACAGTGAGGCTCCACGCAGACCGGCTACTACCGTGCCAGTGGAACTGCGGGTGCTCAAGGAGCCGCCCACGACGCAGCCACCCGCGGTCCAGACAGGTTCCAGATCGTCGACCCCTTCCTCCGGCGGTGATACCGAACGTCCTTAAAGTGCATGTGAGTAAGCCCACGGATGGCATTGTCACGTTCGCGAGCCGGCCGGCCAGGATGTCGGGATGAAGAAGACGGGATCGTTCCCTATTGTCTTTGGCACGTCTGACCTATTCTTTCCATTAGGGCGTATCCACCCTTTCATCCGCGTGACCTTGATTTCACGATAAACATTCCACCCATGCAATCCGACAGGTCCATTTCCCACGACGAGCATTCGGCGAACAGGACGCAAGGATGGTTGCGCTGGCTGCCTGGCCTTGTGATGCTGAGGGAGTATCAAGTCAGCTGGCTACCGAAGGATGTGGCGGCCGGGCTCGTCCTGACGACCATGCTGGTGCCCGTCGGCATTGCCTATGCCGCGGCCTCCGGCGTCCCCGGCGTCTACGGCCTCTACGCGACGATCATTCCGCTGCTTGTCTATGCCGTGTTTGGTCCCAGCCGGATCCTTGTCCTGGGGCCGGACTCCGCCCTCGCGGCACCGATCCTGGCAGTGGTCGCGCCTATCGCCGCGGGCGACCCATCGCGTGCCATTGCGGTGGCCAGCATGATGGCCGTCGTCTCGGGTCTGTTCTGCATCGTCATGGGGCTATTGCGTTTGGGCTTCATAACCGAATTGCTGTCCAAGCCCATTCGATACGGGTACATGAATGGCATCGCGCTCACCGTTCTGATCAGCCAGTTGCCGAAGCTCTTCGCCATCTCCTTCGATGACGCGGGCCCCCTGAGGGACGTGTGGAGCCTCGCCAAAGCCATCGCCGCCGGGCAAGCCAACTGGTACAGCTTTGCGGTGGGCGCGGGGAGTCTTGCCCTGATCCTGTTCCTCAAGCGTTTCGAGAAGGTACCCGGCATTCTTGTCGCAGTGATCGTGGCGACCCTCTGCGTCAGCGTGTTCAACCTCGATAGCGTTGGCGTGAAAGTGCTCGGCAAGATCCCTCAAGGTTTGCCAGCTTTTGTGTTGCCATGGGCAAGCGGCGCTGACCTGGTCGAGATACTGCTCGGCGGCTGTGCCGTAGCGCTGATCTCTTTCGCGGACACCAGCGTGCTGTCACGAACCTTCGCAGCACGTTTCCATAGTCGCGTCGACCCTAACCAGGAGATGGTGGGATTAGGTGCAGCCAATCTGGCGGCAGGGTTTTTCCTGGGTTTTCCGATCAGCAGCAGTTCGTCGCGCACGCCGGTAGCCGAAGCGGCAGGCGCGAAAACCCAATTGACAGGTGTCGTGGGTGCCTTGGCCGTGGCGGCGCTTTTGTTGTTGGCACCGAACCTGATGCGGTACCTGCCCAACAGTGCACTGGCTGCGGTCGTCATCGCCGCAGCCCTTGGCCTGTTCGAATTCGCAGACCTCAAGCGGATATACCGTATCCAGCAGTGGGAGTTCTGGCTCTCGCTCGCGTGTTTTGCCGGTGTCGCAGTATTCGGTGCGATTCCCGGCATCTGTCTGGCGATAGTCATCGCGGTCATCGAATTCCTGTGGGACGGCTGGCGACCTCATTACGCAATTCTTGGTCACGTAGAAGGTTTGCGTGGATACCATGACATCCAGCGCTATCCGCATGCCGCACGGATCCCGGGGCTCGTGCTATTTCGCTGGGATGCCCCCCTCTTCTTTGCAAACGCCGAGCTGTTTCAGGATCGTCTGCTGGAAGCTGTAGAGGATTCTCCAACGCCGGTTCAAAGGGTCGTGGTGGCAGCCGAGCCTGTGACCAGCGTCGACGTCACCTCCGCTGACATGCTACGGGAGCTGAGCCGGGTTCTGGGGGAGCGCGGAATCACGTTGCATTTCGCCGAAATGAAGGATCCTGTTCGCGACAAGCTCAAGCGCTTCGAGTTGATGGACATTATTGGTGACATGCGCTTCCATCCCACTGTGGGCAGTTCGGTCGACGCTTACCTCAAAGAAACCGGTACCACTCTGGATGAGCCCCGTTCCGATCCGCAGCAGCCGTAATCCATGTGCTGTCGTTACGCCGGTGCGCAACCGCTTCAGCGCCCTGACCGTGGCCGGATCGGGTGCGCTTTTCTTCGTTCACTTCATTCTGCCGCGCCTCGTGACGTACCAGTCTCCGCCCTTGCGCCCCAACTCCTAAAACTATC
It encodes:
- a CDS encoding APC family permease, translating into MSATQQAAPISPKSADLRSSSLGFMETIGQSLANISPTLTPSINVVAVAALAGAGSWLVYGLSTLGLLFVSLNIVVLASRFAAAGSFFIFISRALGPMAGGIAGWGLIAAYTGTAMGVLAGEAIFVQNAFAPWGINVPTWLIYVVSGGLVWFLASRDIKLSSRLSLAIEAASIVIVGGVLLVVFYQHPNRIVDHTQLTLQGTTPKGLAEAMVLGIFSFVGFESAASLGKETKDPLRAIPRAVIWSMILAGAFFTFVAYAMVVAYNGDVNKLGNDTAPLLTLLNGLGMPGLGPVFYLIASVSAFACVLASINAASRLLFSMGRYQFVHRSMGMVHTRHQTPHYAVAFASILTLVVNFALMGTGVLNTFGYTSTFATFGFIVAYFLISVSAPIYLKKQGQLKLANAIVGVVGALSMIGGFFGSVYPIPAYPYNILPYLFIGYMVFGLIWLAMLKKRSPQVLDKIEHDLESSESAIFGKK
- a CDS encoding bifunctional protein-serine/threonine kinase/phosphatase, with product MIPTSPAHIVPDPDARPTRTAQKGAGETVRSSIAAGRSAVEGCVRLLPERGECPELEIAFASTPGRDSTNEDYVGVMLGDFGQRSIRGSVVAIADGMSGGKGGRVAAELSVRSFIDAYYALPETLAPETAASRALDAIHRWLHQIGRTDAELSLMAASFAALIVRGGAAWMIAAGDVRLYMLRDGQLSQLDEDDLVHVTFGAFVAQAVGLHASLVTRVESWALQDGDRLLLCSDGLYRRLAARELQAALSAWTPPAVVANRLVQAARERGSRDDVSVAVVDVSNIPALDFGYLERVIGKLPIPAVPACGDVVDGYLLTTILNDGYYSRIFLGHDLADPQTRLALKFPKPRVEQDANVRHAVVRERWLAGKIGDEGILAPLAIDQTRQTRLYVVMPFCDGLTLETLITPVPVSLIRGLEIAQQLGRAIYALNRRNIFHRDIKPENVLVMGDGGIRLLDLGFAYMPGLLAPGPETAPGTPAYMAPELMKGAQGDARSEVFAFGVTLYRTFSAGRLPYGFNGRVPLHHHRPDLPEWLDLVVEKALQPDPKRRYQDVLEMCADLERFAGGTGDVAPSRPASLIERNPLVFWQTTAFILLVLLLLSLARMHAG
- a CDS encoding alkaline phosphatase family protein, with product MDEIRKWVGVGAIFSASVLAFASMAATAQDDDHHQQYRHVLLISVDGMHEADLVNYIKTHPGSTFAKLVKHGVEYTHASTSRPSDSYPGLLAFATGGSPLSHGVFYDDTYDATLFKPGSNCTGTPGTEVTNFEALDWDLSKLDGGSPPAGAAFDPRNPHINPAMLPLRKTASGCEKVWPHLYLKNGTNTIFEIIHEAGLRTAWSDKHPAYEIVNGPSGQGLDELYAPEINSTSLQANGYPTAPASADWTTDPTYTRTYDGFKVKVVLNWIHGLDQSGTKRVGVPAIFGMNFQAVSVGQKVTVAMEGASTTRGGYLDAAATPTLPLEQSLDFVDASLGQMYDALKASDLLHSTLFIVGAKHGQSPIDIKKLHMRSGSTNAYATADVSDPADLLTNGGVPVAWETSDDVSLIWLKSHGDMAKAVSILGADQASVNSTHIQTLYDGTTLKSIWGDPTKGRVPDLIIQPIPGTIYSKSAAKLAEHGGLATDDTNTLLVVSNPKLEKKVVDMPVTNTQVAPTILKALGLDPHKLVAVKREGTQVLPGLETTGDDDPGARSE
- a CDS encoding RES family NAD+ phosphorylase, whose product is MMVLWRISNYADLRGIGGLRAPGRWHFAGQPVVYLAEHPALALLEILVHMEIASVGQLPDGYQLLRVEVGDDVPVAEIADADVPDDWRQNHDWSRGAGTEWLQTETSAVLKVPSAVVPFAHNFLLNPVHPAADAVRIVDALHVKHDDRILKLLTRS
- a CDS encoding antitoxin Xre/MbcA/ParS toxin-binding domain-containing protein, with the translated sequence MTIVSFKPTGAADPRRAEFNVLEQLLDARIQSGADLAEIANARVDVAVIDRLSERGLKVDELSFIIPRRTLTHRRQHHERLSADESDKAIRLARILAQATSTFGDPNKAMAWLRTDQARFGRKSALDMVSTEHGARLVEEALVQIDEGYFA
- a CDS encoding mechanosensitive ion channel family protein, translated to MVFVRLPARAVLHAGVWRAILCACLWLAVTSFLVLSMAAINPAAAALPAGLQNLIDNVTGGSAPPASAAQAASAPTPASQAELARSLDSLIGTLESDPKRKALLAQLKGLRAGIQASAPAVPASSAEGKSDLLGAIASGIASVETDLSEGRTPVHYWAARSSAAADELGTILRGGSGESFGHVLLGMIATLAGWGGCAGLLIYVRRRICARYGWKVALEPNPTSFELLSFAFWRTAPWIVAFVAVALFMRGMPDALGSTLGLVIVYATVAGLFFSAICLIVFSAFNTAHRRVAVHQLLMQSRWPLFAIGACGALGDATANPHVTGLLGVNLAGLVSASANVAAAVTIGYFALAYRRPVTHLIRNRPYAQRRDHKLATEALDILASLWHIPILLIAIASVVAIIDARGSEENVLQPSLLSALLLVLTLFVSALLMHVTRRRDTRAHRRSPHLMRLLRFASTLLVLLMWFAYIHFELDLWSGPIARMIKHSAMTPSFKHALVTVIATVFGAWFIWILCDTAILNALGPSRSRNKALDPGVRARTMLPLVRNAVFVTVATLAAIVAAATLGVNLTPLLAGAGVIGLALGFGAKALVTDLITGLFIIVEETISVGDWIEIDGSHAGTVMDLTIRTVRLRDGQGAVHTIPFSQIKIVKNLSRDFANAMFEVRVPFSVDLDDVTRMIVEVGADLQEDFRLRNEILAPVEVWGLDRFEANWMVVKGQIKTRPLQQWSVARAFNARLKRKMDEAGIEIPVPHMRLHTPANGPNAWSQPDDGAQDESGQANDAHSEAPRRPATTVPVELRVLKEPPTTQPPAVQTGSRSSTPSSGGDTERP
- the sulP gene encoding sulfate permease, encoding MQSDRSISHDEHSANRTQGWLRWLPGLVMLREYQVSWLPKDVAAGLVLTTMLVPVGIAYAAASGVPGVYGLYATIIPLLVYAVFGPSRILVLGPDSALAAPILAVVAPIAAGDPSRAIAVASMMAVVSGLFCIVMGLLRLGFITELLSKPIRYGYMNGIALTVLISQLPKLFAISFDDAGPLRDVWSLAKAIAAGQANWYSFAVGAGSLALILFLKRFEKVPGILVAVIVATLCVSVFNLDSVGVKVLGKIPQGLPAFVLPWASGADLVEILLGGCAVALISFADTSVLSRTFAARFHSRVDPNQEMVGLGAANLAAGFFLGFPISSSSSRTPVAEAAGAKTQLTGVVGALAVAALLLLAPNLMRYLPNSALAAVVIAAALGLFEFADLKRIYRIQQWEFWLSLACFAGVAVFGAIPGICLAIVIAVIEFLWDGWRPHYAILGHVEGLRGYHDIQRYPHAARIPGLVLFRWDAPLFFANAELFQDRLLEAVEDSPTPVQRVVVAAEPVTSVDVTSADMLRELSRVLGERGITLHFAEMKDPVRDKLKRFELMDIIGDMRFHPTVGSSVDAYLKETGTTLDEPRSDPQQP